In Zingiber officinale cultivar Zhangliang chromosome 6A, Zo_v1.1, whole genome shotgun sequence, a single genomic region encodes these proteins:
- the LOC121996129 gene encoding uncharacterized protein LOC121996129 produces the protein MHAKTDSEVTSLAASSPPHSPPRRPIYYVMSPAHSHHDPDRASFGGSTPGASPLHPHHHRYSSSPIHHSRESSATRLSASLKYNTYASWRKLQPHPHHRPGNATSSACSDDDEEDEAPIPVRCYVAWFVLGFVLLFTLFSLILWGASKSYKPDVFVKSVAFQSYDIHAGTDITGVPTKMLSINSTVRIAFRNPATFFGVHVSSTPFQLYFSDLKIATGLMKEFYQSRKSGRVVTVAVGSRQVPLYGGGAGLRSRTEDGGPPATVAFELSFTLRARAYVLGHLVKSKFYRRVRCTLRFREDRLGKPLGLSNGCDYRD, from the exons ATGCACGCCAAGACGGACTCCGAGGTCACCAGCCTGGCGGCTTCCTCGCCGCCCCACTCCCCGCCGCGGCGCCCCATCTACTACGTCATGAGCCCTGCCCACTCCCACCATGACCCTGACCGCGCCTCCTTCGGCGGCTCCACCCCTGGTGCCTCCCCGCTCCATCCCCACCACCACCGCTACTCCAGTTCCCCCATTCACCACTCCCGCGAGTCGTCCGCCACCCGCCTCTCCGCCTCCCTCAAGTATAACACCTATGCCTCCTGGCGCAAGCTCCAGCCCCATCCTCACCACCGGCCAGGCAACGCCACCTCCTCTGCCTGCTCCGACGACGACGAAGAAGACGAAGCCCCCATCCCTGTCCGATGCTACGTTGCCTGGTTCGTCCTCGGCTTCGTCCTCCTCTTCACCCTCTTCTCCCTCATCCTCTGGGGCGCCAGCAAGTCCTACAAGCCCGACGTCTTCGTCAAG AGCGTGGCGTTCCAGAGCTACGACATCCACGCCGGAACCGACATCACGGGCGTGCCCACCAAGATGCTCTCCATCAACTCGACGGTGAGGATCGCGTTCCGCAACCCAGCCACCTTCTTCGGCGTCCATGTCTCCTCCACGCCCTTCCAACTCTACTTCTCCGACCTGAAGATCGCCACCGGATTA ATGAAGGAGTTCTACCAGTCGCGGAAGAGCGGGCGGGTGGTGACGGTGGCGGTGGGGAGCCGGCAGGTTCCGCTCTACGGCGGCGGCGCGGGTCTGAGGAGCCGCACCGAGGACGGAGGGCCACCGGCGACGGTGGCATTCGAGCTGTCGTTCACGCTGCGGGCGCGGGCGTACGTGCTGGGCCATCTGGTGAAGTCGAAGTTCTACCGCCGCGTCCGGTGCACGCTGCGGTTCCGCGAGGACCGGCTCGGGAAGCCGCTGGGCCTCTCCAACGGCTGCGACTACCGCGATTAA
- the LOC121996127 gene encoding protein S-acyltransferase 10-like has translation MAAAGVSSTGREKLSDRCSLICPDLYDRATRLSWGLKLSMVLLHVIFVGVVFVFDVSLIRRTREEPWYTAAYLVVFSATLFQYFFTSCSSPGYVIDAMRAANGTSTTFNNLSSILKQSNSRDGYIICSMNNHHLEAQTTHFNSSSWLKLVMDLYPPGSAIRNWTCTYCNIVQPPRAKHCHDCDKCILQFDHHCVWLGTCVGQGNHCRFWWYVFLETILCIWTVVLYISYLRSETVKTWWKEFIVIVLLAALMFCLIFLILLLLFHSYLALTNQTTYEMVRRRRILYFRGIPEKVHPFSKGICKNLYTFCCSSHSIRDLEAVPTMEDIEASARPYTCSDIVMCRWC, from the exons ATGGCGGCTGCCGGCGTCTCATCCACCGGTCGTGAGAAGCTCTCCGACCGCTGCTCCCTGATCTGTCCCGACCTCTACGACCGTG CGACTAGATTATCATGGGGATTGAAGTTGTCGATGGTGCTTCTTCATGTGATTTTCGTGGGAGTGGTTTTCGTCTTCGATGTCTCATTGATACGCAGGACCAGAGAGGAGCCTTG GTATACTGCAGCATACTTGGTGGTTTTTTCAGCTACATTATTTCAATATTTCTTCACTTCTTGCTCATCGCCAGG GTATGTAATTGATGCAATGAGGGCAGCAAATGGAACATCAACCACTTTTAACAATCTGTCTTCAATTTTGAA GCAGTCCAATTCAAGAGATGGGTATATAATTTGTTCCATGAATAACCACCATCTTGAAGCACAGACTACCCACTTTAATTCATCGTCATGGTTGAAGCTTGTTATGGacctgtatcctcctggatcagCCATCAG AAATTGGACTTGCACTTACTGCAATATTGTTCAG CCTCCACGAGCAAAGCACTGCCATGATTGTGACAAATGCATCCTTCAATTTGATCATCACTGTGTATGGTTAGGTACTTGTGTCGGGCAAGGAAATCATTGCCGATTTTG gTGGTACGTTTTTCTAGAAACAATCCTTTGCATATGGACAGTTGTACTATATATCTCGTATTTGCGCTCTGAGACTGTGAAGACTTG GTGGAAGGAGTTCATTGTTATAGTGCTTTTAGCTGCGCTTATGTTTTGTCTCATCTTTCTCATCCTGCTGCTCCTCTTCCACAG CTATTTAGCCTTGACAAATCAGACTACTTACGAGATGGTGAGAAGACGACGCATATTGTACTTTAG GGGAATTCCAGAAAAGGTTCATCCATTTAGCAAGGGCATCTGCAAAAACTTGTACACTTTTTGTTGCTCTAGTCACAGCATACGTGATTTGGAAGCTGTACCAACGATGGAGGACATCGAAGCAAGCGCAAGACCTTACACCTGCTCGGACATTGTCATGTGTCGGTGGTGTTGA
- the LOC121993798 gene encoding expansin-like A3 isoform X2, whose product MELVDTDPWLRASMEAMWRQGVPAFTEGAWGAELVSRLEMRCKNANICSRGGVKVTLTDLNKSNSTDFVLSGPAFMAMARNGMARELNKLGILDVEYKRIPCDYESKNLSIRVEENSRRPSYLAVKFVYQGGQTDIVGVDVARVGASNWQFMKRDYGPVWSTSRAPAGPLQFRMVVTAGYDGKWVWARTAVLPSDWNAGSVYDLGVQIDDVAQEGCDPCDTRDWK is encoded by the exons ATGGAGCTTgtggatacggatccatggctgcGGGCTTCAATGGAGGCTATGTGGCGGCAGGGAGTCCCCGCGTTCACAGAGGGGGCGTGGGGTGCGGAGCTTGTTTCCAGGTTGGAG ATGAGATGCAAGAACGCGAACATCTGTAGCAGAGGAGGAGTGAAGGTGACATTGACAGACCTCAACAAGAGCAACAGCACAGATTTCGTCCTCAGTGGCCCCGCTTTCATGGCCATGGCGAGGAATGGCATGGCGCGAGAACTCAACAAGCTCGGCATTCTCGACGTGGAATACAAGAG GATTCCTTGCGACTACGAGAGCAAGAATCTATCGATCAGAGTGGAAGAGAACAGCAGGAGGCCAAGCTACTTGGCCGTCAAGTTCGTGTACCAGGGAGGCCAAACTGACATAGTAGGAGTCGATGTAGCCCGG GTCGGTGCGTCGAATTGGCAGTTCATGAAGCGGGATTATGGTCCGGTGTGGAGCACGAGCCGCGCGCCGGCTGGGCCGCTGCAGTTTCGGATGGTCGTGACCGCCGGCTACGACGGCAAATGGGTTTGGGCGCGGACCGCAGTCCTGCCGAGTGACTGGAACGCCGGTTCGGTCTACGATTTGGGGGTTCAGATCGACGACGTCGCCCAGGAAGGGTGTGACCCTTGCGACACACGAGACTGGAAATGA
- the LOC121993798 gene encoding expansin-like A2 isoform X1, whose protein sequence is MDRSMSENKLCPFSLLFLFLISSASGCDRCVHQSKVAYYSSASAVADGACGYGSMAAGFNGGYVAAGSPRVHRGGVGCGACFQMRCKNANICSRGGVKVTLTDLNKSNSTDFVLSGPAFMAMARNGMARELNKLGILDVEYKRIPCDYESKNLSIRVEENSRRPSYLAVKFVYQGGQTDIVGVDVARVGASNWQFMKRDYGPVWSTSRAPAGPLQFRMVVTAGYDGKWVWARTAVLPSDWNAGSVYDLGVQIDDVAQEGCDPCDTRDWK, encoded by the exons ATGGACCGGAGTATGAGTGAAAACAAGTTATGCCcattctctcttctcttccttttcttgaTTTCCTCCGCTTCAGGCTGCGATAGGTGCGTGCATCAGTCCAAAGTAGCTTACTACTCCTCTGCTTCCGCCGTCGCAG ATGGAGCTTgtggatacggatccatggctgcGGGCTTCAATGGAGGCTATGTGGCGGCAGGGAGTCCCCGCGTTCACAGAGGGGGCGTGGGGTGCGGAGCTTGTTTCCAG ATGAGATGCAAGAACGCGAACATCTGTAGCAGAGGAGGAGTGAAGGTGACATTGACAGACCTCAACAAGAGCAACAGCACAGATTTCGTCCTCAGTGGCCCCGCTTTCATGGCCATGGCGAGGAATGGCATGGCGCGAGAACTCAACAAGCTCGGCATTCTCGACGTGGAATACAAGAG GATTCCTTGCGACTACGAGAGCAAGAATCTATCGATCAGAGTGGAAGAGAACAGCAGGAGGCCAAGCTACTTGGCCGTCAAGTTCGTGTACCAGGGAGGCCAAACTGACATAGTAGGAGTCGATGTAGCCCGG GTCGGTGCGTCGAATTGGCAGTTCATGAAGCGGGATTATGGTCCGGTGTGGAGCACGAGCCGCGCGCCGGCTGGGCCGCTGCAGTTTCGGATGGTCGTGACCGCCGGCTACGACGGCAAATGGGTTTGGGCGCGGACCGCAGTCCTGCCGAGTGACTGGAACGCCGGTTCGGTCTACGATTTGGGGGTTCAGATCGACGACGTCGCCCAGGAAGGGTGTGACCCTTGCGACACACGAGACTGGAAATGA